Within the Miscanthus floridulus cultivar M001 chromosome 2, ASM1932011v1, whole genome shotgun sequence genome, the region ACAGACATGATATCTCGAGCCATAatagataggattggataggttagcttgtggtcacgccaccagagcaGTATGTCAAATGATTCCTCATAACATGTGACAGGGTCACTGTCCAAGTAAGCTGAGAGCTCACTGACACTAGAACCACATggagtagatgaagatgaggggGAACAGCCAAAGCCAGGGGAAGCACCAGGACCTCCAAAGATCCTTCCCCATGCCTGCTTTCTCTTACCACAATGAGCTAAAGGCTGTGAAACCCTTTGAGTCTTAGCTGCCCCACCAAATTTCTGCTCATACTTGTTAAACAATCTGTACAATTCAGCTTTGACATCACCATAGTATAAACTATAACGGGATCCAGTATATTGAGCAAGCAATTCAAGCACATTAAAGAATCCTttgatcttagctctaggatcaagaatgaatacaTATGAATAGAGCAGTGGAATTTTCTCCTAATATTTAagaaatttaagcttcataggataagCAATCATTCTAAAATTTTGATCTGTTTCAGCTTTATGCAGATGCTCAGCAATGTCAAGGATATGATGCAAAACAAGTGGAGCTGTGGGATAGTAAACACTAGACAGAACAACAATAGAATCATAAAAGAGTTCTAGGAACACCATTATCTGTTCAACAACATACCAATGCTGTGCAGTCAACAATTCTAAACCATAATTAGAGTTAAGCCACACAGAAAATACTTCTTTGTATGGTAGCAAATGCTTAAGCATTAAATAGGtggaattccatctaacatccatatccaatcCAAACTTTCTAGGCCTTATACCCTGAGTAATACAGTAATTTTTGAAtaatgcaattctttgattagaggaattcaaAAAGTTTATTGCAGTTCTGAAATCTTCAGTAAAAAATTTCAACCTCTTCAAGCCAGATTTGACaatgagattaatgatatgacaggCACAACGCTGATGCACAAGCAAATACTTGACCTTGTGAGGATCATCATGTGTAGGTGCAGGATAAGAAACCAAGTAACCAAACAAGACAGGTTGCAAGATATCATAAGCCTTAGAATTAGCTGAAGCATTGTCTAAAGTGACAGCAAAGATCTTGTCAATCAAcccaaactcctcaaccacaacAGATATCTTCTCagcaatgttttcaccagaatgtgACACCTCAATTAGCCTAAAACCTATAACCTTTTTCTGCAACTCCCAATCAACACTaacataatgagcaacaacagaaatatagtcctccttagcattaccagaccaaatatcaGATGTCAAAGACACAGATGAGCAAGCAGGAAACAAAGAATTCATAAGCATAGAACGTTGCTCAGCAAACAATTTACCCATATCTCTAGTAGTGGCCTGTCTGGAAACCTTCTCAAATCTAGGGTTATGAGCACACTTAATGTAATCCTCCCAGACCTATGTCTCACCTATGCCTAATGGAAGGTCCAGCCTAGCAATCAACCGGCACAACTCCATACGAGCAATAGCAGGGTCATACACCCAGTTATGCAAACCATCAGCATTCAGAGCAAGCCTAGACTGGACCCTCTTATCGTTATCATGTTTAGCCTTGCAAGATTTCTGGTGCCTTTTCAAATGACCAGTGCCAGCAGCAAATCTAGCAGTATACCTCTTGCCACACATTTTACAGATAGCAGCTACTCGTATGTTATTTTCCTTAATCTCAATGAAATCCTCCCAAACAGCAGATATgagcttaccaccaccaccagtcgatGAGGTACCATGAGTGTCAGTGGAGGCTGCCACCCCACCGTCATCGTCGCCGGCATCGAGATCAATCGGATGGGTGCCATCACCGTCACCGAGATCGATGCCGAACAGCCCGGCTGCATCCTCACGGATGTCGTCGTCGTTCTCCACTTCCAGAACCTCCCAATCCGAGGCCAAGGAGGGGGGAGGGGGACGGCCAGTCGGCCCGGCCTCGGCCCCTGGCTCCAGCTCCAGCACCGCCCCTCGACGGTGGACAGGGGCGCTTTGACACTGGTGGGCTTGCCATGGCGCCTCCAGAGGAGGACGACACGACATCAGGCACCAACCtgcgaagaagatgaagaagaagattacAAATTTAGAACTTACAAGAACAGAGACAAGAGAGTGACAGTGAGTGAAAGAGAgagacagatctagggttagggttttgactCACCTACGCCACCGGAGCCCAGTGCCGGAGAAGAGGCCAGGGGCAGGGAGCCAAGAGCCCAAGATTGAACTAGAGGAGAGAGACACCGGTTAGAACGACGGCGAGCGGCAGCGGAACGACTGACAGGCACAAGCCACTCACATGGTAGTATGGTACaccggaggaggagaggagggaaaggagggaggagaaggagaagagggaaaggagggagggaggcgaggTGTAGGACCGGCAGCGAGGTCACCAGAGCAGGGCCAGCGAGCACCAGGCGAACGGCGGCGACAGATCGAGGATGAGGCGTCAAGGCACCAGACACGAGGCGAGAGCGGAGAGCGGTCAGCGACTCAGCGGCGAGGCGATTTGGAATgtgaagctagggttagggttaggggcgGCCCGCAGCGGCGCCTGCATTTTATATCAAGAGGGGGAGCCGGAGAGGGGGCTTGTTGGGCCAGCCAATGGGCCGTGGGGGCACCGGGCCGCCTCTTTGGAccgggccgtgcccgtgccgtgccacgGGCCAGGGTGGCGACCCAAACCCGTCCTTGTCGCTTGGGCCGGGCCGGCTCAGGCCCGGTAGCCACCGTGCCGTGCCGTTCTCGGGCCGGGCCAAAACGTCGGGCCGTGGGCCGGGCCGCGAGCccgcgggctgcatggccatCTATACATGGATCCAAATGAAGGGGATTTGTGATCATCGGAGCTGTGTTGTGCTGTGCATCACTTCGTTTCTTGGCATCATCTATTTTTTTTTCCAAACTTCTTGCTTGCTATGACAACCGATCCGACGCGCTTCTCGCAATCTCGCTCGGCTCCAGCCACATACGTGCGTTCCCACAGAGTCGGTTTCGAGTCCCggtttggccgggctcccgcgggctccggctcctgcactgTAGCCGGGTGTCGGCCGCCCAGGAGCCGACAGGCGCTTACAGGAGCTGGAGCCGCGGAgccagaaaaacgagcttctccggctccggttgTGTCAgtgagaggaaaggaggagaaagaAAAACGGCTTCGGTGAACAGTAACCGGGTGTCGGCCGTCCAGCAGCTGACAGACGGGAGCCGGAGCCCGACCAAACGGGGCCTCTTCTCCCAGTTCGGCACCTCATGTCGCGTCTGATTTTCTGACTTCTGAGGGGCCACACGGCAGCCATCCATGCGATAGGAGCGCCCTTAGGCCCTCTGCAGTGTGTGCCTTAAGTGTGATGCCCGAAGAGGAGTGAGAAGATTGAGTCATCACTCCATCCCACTGCAGCAAGCGATGCTAGTTCAGAGCAGTGCTAGGAAAACCAAGAGCGAAGCATGTAGAGGATGCGGTGCCAAATCATTAAAAAACTATTTAGTTCTGCTGCACCAGGTGCTAGTCTTGCCGCTGGAAGCATGAGAATGCATTAGATGAAGTTATTTTATTTCTTGTGGTCCCCACGTGTACTGATGGCTGCGGTGCTAACTTTTTTCGACACTGCAGCTTCACAGTCTGATGCCCATATGATCATCGTGGGAcccattcatttttttttttgcaccgcCTCCACACTGTGGAAGGCCTTACGGGGCTTTGGACCCATGGTCCACACAATTTTATTTCCGCCCTCGTACTCGCACTCGCCCACCGTCCTGATTCCTCCTCCAAAAGTCCAAATATGCTGATCCCGTCCCTCCTCGCCCGGCCACCTCTCCGAAACCCTCCTCCGCATCAACCCCCCGCACGAAACGCAGATTGCGCCGGGGCCTGATTTGAGTTGCGGGAATCAACATCTTCCTGAGAGCGATGAGGAGCTCCGGCGAGGGCTGTCCTGCGAAGGCGAGCGAGCGGAGGTGGCCGTCTCAGGCGAGGGTGAGCGAGCGGTGGTGGCCGCCTCCGGCGAGAGCGGCCTTGCGGGGGAGGCTGTCTCCGGCGAGGGCGGCCGTGCGGCGGAGGCGCTCTCCGGCGAGGGCGGCGGTGCGGTGGCGGTCTCCGGCAAGGGCAAGCGCAAGCGCGACCTGCTGTTCTCCCTGGATTATCCTTGCACGGAGCGCCTCCGTCTCCGCCGCCTTCTCGCCTACCTCCGGGAGTACTGGTGCGATCAGACCTACTGTGTATGTCCCGTGAAAACCCTCTTTTGTTCGCCCGACCCGACCTCTCGTCCATGCCGTCGTTCGTGTGATTGATTGTTCCTCTTGTGTATTAACATCGCAGGGCGAAAGAGAAGATGCTTGTGATCTTCCACACGGAGGATTTGGTGGAGTAGGTCAAGGCAGGACAGTGGCGGGAGGCGTTCCACTACGTCTGCAACTTCGCTCCCATCACGCAATCGAGCAAGGAGGCCGACTTTCTTTCCTTCTTCCTCGAACACCTCATGGCCATCAGTGGCTTCACGGACGGCAACACCATGGTGGCAGGCATCGTCTGCGACTGGTTCAGAAGGATCTACAGGCATCCTGTGCTCGACATGTACCCCCTTCTTCGCCACCATCGTTGCCGATGTCCTCTTCCTGCGCGCACAGCACCTCAGGTACCTACACGTTTGTTCGAGCCCTCAGGTACCTACACATTTGTTCGACTGATCAGTGCATCGATGTGGCGTATGCTTACTTCCTGGTGTTACTCCTGCTGCAGGAACTCCCTGGATTGGCAACTGGTCAGGAACAAGGCAGCAGAGATGGTCGAGGAGATGGCCAACAAGAGTACAAGACACCCGAGCTCAAGGACAGGATGCGTTACCCGCGTGGCCAGAATGACCTGTACGACGTAATGCCCGTTAGGTCCAGGTACACACatatatatgcacatcacacggTCGCAAGCTTCTTGCAGCCTGGTGTCACTTGCACTTTCCAGTATTAACCGTCTGACTTGCGGGCTATGTGATCTAATCTTGCTAGCTTTCGTCAAAGGCGTCAAGTGAAGAACTTAGGTCAGAAACAATCAACAGAACTTGCCCAGTTCTATCTTCAGCTGAAGAAGAGGTACAACATGCATATTAATTGAAACTCTTGCTGTTTTTTTCTGCTTATTTTACACTCACACATGTTTGTTTGTGCAGGCTGCCTTCTTCAAGTCAGCCAGAAACTCATGCTGATTCAGGTATTGCAAATTGCAATGTTACTGGATATCTCTAGATAGTCCCATCCTTTTTAGCACAATACACATGATCTTAAGAACATGTTTAGCCCTTGATTCATAACATACAGACACACTGATTAATGAATGAGCTTTTCAACAGCAGGATCAAAAAGGGGTGGTGGGGAGATTCTGATTTCACTACTTGGTATGTGAAGCTACTTTGCCAGTTGTTCGTGCTTTTAATTTGTGTTCTTTGACATGTCCATGGTGTCTTAGCATGTCCTGTTTTGGGGAGTAATGCTCTTTTCTATCTTGTTTTGTTGCACCTGTGTCTTCACATTTATTGTGCTAATCGATATTATGATTTGGTAGCATAAAACGCCCATGTGCGTAATAATTTCTTTGGTTCTTCCATGCGTGCAAGCTTGCATAGATAGAACAGCGCAAAATCTGTTACGCTGTTCCATTGCTTGGCAGAATCTCTTGGAATTCATTTATGTGTCTTACTGGAAAACTTGCACGCTCTTCAGTGTGAAGTTGGAGACACCCATGCTAGTTAGATTTGATCTTCCATGATTGCAAGCTAGCATAACTAGAACGCCCCCAAATGTGTTGTGGAGTTCCATTAGTACGTAAAACCACATGAATTTTGTATTGTTTTGTATTTGCATGGCACATGATTTTCAGATAAAGCTTTGCAAGCTGGTAGGCAAATGGTGTCCAAAGAAGGTAAAATATTATTGATTTCTGTAGGTGAAAACAAGCTGCAGTTTCTGATAGCTGATAGTTTTGTTTCTCCACAGTTTTTCCACCAGGGGCTGCACTGACTGTTAAAGCCAAACCAGACCCCTTCAGCAAATAAGGACATCAACTTGAATATGCAACCAAGCAAGGTAATTTACACTGTTTTATACAGTCCAAATTTAGCTGCATCATTGCAGTTCTGATTAATTCCATTGGTTAGGAGGGGGAAGTTGCTTGTTCCTTTGCCCCCCTCAAATTGTTATTGTTTAAATGTGTTACTAACTCTGGTAGCCTACTACAAATGTCGCCATCAAGTTA harbors:
- the LOC136538354 gene encoding uncharacterized protein isoform X1; translated protein: MAISGFTDGNTMVAGIVCDWFRRIYRHPVLDMYPLLRHHRCRCPLPARTAPQELPGLATGQEQGSRDGRGDGQQEYKTPELKDRMRYPRGQNDLYDVMPVRSSFRQRRQVKNLGQKQSTELAQFYLQLKKRLPSSSQPETHADSGSKRGGGEILISLLDKALQAGRQMVSKEVFPPGAALTVKAKPDPFSK
- the LOC136538354 gene encoding uncharacterized protein isoform X2 encodes the protein MAISGFTDGNTMVAGIVCDWFRRIYRHPVLDMYPLLRHHRCRCPLPARTAPQELPGLATGQEQGSRDGRGDGQQEYKTPELKDRMRYPRGQNDLYDVMPVRSSFRQRRQVKNLGQKQSTELAQFYLQLKKRLPSSSQPETHADSAGSKRGGGEILISLLGM